Below is a genomic region from Bradyrhizobium sp. 1(2017).
CCATGGGCGCGGCGGCGGTCATAGCCGGACGGAGGCCTCGCTTGGCTGAAGCCCAACCCGCCAACGACGATCCGGTCGCCGGACTGATCGACATCCCGTTACCGCGCGAGGTCAGCCTGTGGCCGCAGACCTGGGAGGCGAGGATTGCGATCATCCTGGTCCTGGGATTCGCGATCGCCCTGGTGTGGCGTGTCGTGCATGTGCGGCGTGCCAACCGGTATCGCCGCGCGGCACTTGCCGAACTCGAAGCGATCGGACGCACGAGCTCGCCGGCTCCGACGGAGCTCCTCGCCCGGTTGTCCCTGCTCGTCAGGCGAACGGCGCTCGCGGCGTTTCCGCGGCAGCAGGTGGCGCCGCTGGTCGGTCCGGCCTGGCTCTCCTTCCTCGATCATTCCTATGGCGGGCGCGAATTTTCCGAGG
It encodes:
- a CDS encoding DUF4381 domain-containing protein, whose translation is MAEAQPANDDPVAGLIDIPLPREVSLWPQTWEARIAIILVLGFAIALVWRVVHVRRANRYRRAALAELEAIGRTSSPAPTELLARLSLLVRRTALAAFPRQQVAPLVGPAWLSFLDHSYGGREFSEGVGRLLVTGPYRNGAPEDAELATLVALVRRWIKVHHA